The proteins below are encoded in one region of Silene latifolia isolate original U9 population chromosome 2, ASM4854445v1, whole genome shotgun sequence:
- the LOC141642705 gene encoding uncharacterized protein LOC141642705, which translates to MAYMQKGRNVVCRAVKEGCLKKSDGVLHPLRFTGQGVRYRRLEVILTTNMENLGKAGDTVKVAPGYFRNYLMPNLLAMPNIHKFAYLLREQRKIYQPKDEEEVKVEKETKVDAMKEYINAAKRLDNGQLVFRRYFKVDNELREPVTKDEIISEVARQLSVHIEPENLHMPNPLSSLGEFEIPLRLPKSIPLPQGKVMWTLKVKIRRK; encoded by the exons ATGGCGTACATGCAGAAAGGGAGAAATGTGGTATGTCGGGCTGTGAAAGAGGGTTGTCTAAAGAAATCAGATGGAGTACTTCATCCTCTGCGTTTCACTGGTCAAGGAGTTAGATATAGAAGATTGGAAGTTATTCTTACCACG AATATGGAGAACCTTGGTAAAGCTGGTGATACAGTCAAGGTTGCTCCTGGATATTTCCGTAATTATTTGATGCCTAACCTACTGGCTATGCCCAACATTCACAAGTTTGCCTATCTCCTCAGGGAACAAAGGAAG ATTTACCAACCTAAAGACGAGGAGGAAGTCAAGGTGGAGAAAGAAACTAAAGTAGATGCCATGAAAGAATACATTAATGCGGCAAAGCGGTTGGACAATGGACAGTTG GTTTTCAGAAGGTACTTTAAGGTGGACAATGAATTGCGTGAACCTGTGACGAAAGACGAGATTATATCTGAG GTGGCTAGGCAGCTTTCTGTACACATTGAACCTGAAAACTTGCATATGCCAAATCCTTTATCTTCGCTAGGGGAGTTTGAGATACCACTGCGATTGCCCAAGTCCATTCCCTTACCGCAAGGAAAGGTCATGTGGACTCTTAAGGTTAAAATCCGGCGAAAGTAA